A genomic region of Bernardetia sp. ABR2-2B contains the following coding sequences:
- a CDS encoding peptidylprolyl isomerase produces MKFSYSAILSSLFFIFLFLEVSCTPDKMSEPPKDLEKFIKRNVFHSDEKLQEIYDAANRRDAKTVATFLSDSQEKYRKHAALTFASLQDSSFLQPLLELLNDKQPSVRLAAATAIGQFWATSSEELLIKKVTQMQEKGNYDANVQQRLLEAIGKSATKKGLQFLALKNYENDTLRVGQTIGIYRAATKPKIDERVVSDSATLLMLDFLTPPKQNYTVRLMASAYFARLADKVIPKTEADSIQGKKQSDFYETLKNKADKDSQLFVRSNAAQALGAIQTKENEDFLIKILDKTDENYLVKISVIRSLGKFDASPKIKKVIGNYINSKNPNLQVVASQTLKNLARLTDSKLYLEWVEKTTNYRTRANLLAGIIKTERKENIASQKTISLLDSSKNIYEKMALLKSLSESPQNIDLILDTLETTESHLLRTAATEALLNSATIFLAQNPKPKFNKEEKKLFKNITEGFEFAISSGDVGTIALAASGLMNENLKENIYKYKIKEIVNLLTEAREKLVLPKEIETYQEVSKTIEFYTGKATQSPPLPPTKEIDWKLINTLDARNSVTLKTNKGEVIVSLFTEEAPATVVSFVTLAGTGFFNKKKFHRVVPNFVVQGGDPRGDGWGSVDYTIRSEFSTFYYDDEGYLGMASAGKDTESCQFFITHSPTPHLDGRYTIFGKVINGMDVVHKLEVGDYIEIVSF; encoded by the coding sequence ATGAAATTTTCGTATTCTGCTATTCTTTCAAGTCTGTTTTTTATTTTTTTATTTCTAGAAGTTTCTTGTACGCCTGATAAAATGTCAGAGCCTCCAAAGGATTTGGAAAAGTTTATAAAGCGTAATGTTTTCCATTCTGATGAAAAACTTCAAGAAATTTATGATGCAGCCAACCGAAGAGATGCCAAAACGGTAGCTACATTTTTATCAGATTCACAAGAAAAATACAGAAAACATGCAGCTCTTACTTTTGCTTCACTTCAAGATAGTAGCTTTTTGCAACCTTTGTTAGAATTATTGAACGACAAGCAGCCTTCTGTCAGATTAGCTGCTGCAACAGCAATTGGTCAGTTTTGGGCTACAAGTAGTGAAGAGTTATTGATAAAAAAAGTAACTCAAATGCAAGAAAAAGGAAATTATGATGCCAACGTTCAACAACGACTTTTAGAAGCCATTGGAAAAAGTGCTACTAAAAAAGGATTACAATTTCTGGCACTAAAAAATTATGAAAACGATACTTTGAGAGTAGGACAAACAATAGGAATTTATCGTGCTGCTACCAAACCAAAAATAGATGAGCGAGTAGTTTCGGATTCTGCTACTCTTTTAATGCTTGATTTTCTGACTCCTCCAAAACAAAACTATACTGTTCGTTTGATGGCATCGGCTTATTTTGCTCGTCTTGCTGATAAAGTGATTCCTAAAACCGAAGCTGATTCTATTCAAGGAAAAAAACAAAGTGATTTCTATGAAACGCTGAAAAACAAGGCTGATAAGGACTCACAGTTATTTGTGCGTTCGAATGCTGCACAGGCTTTGGGAGCAATACAGACAAAAGAAAATGAAGACTTTTTGATTAAGATTTTGGATAAAACAGATGAAAATTATTTAGTCAAAATTTCAGTTATTCGTTCGCTTGGAAAGTTTGATGCTTCTCCAAAAATCAAAAAAGTAATTGGAAATTATATTAATTCCAAAAATCCAAACCTTCAAGTTGTAGCTTCCCAAACACTCAAAAATCTAGCTCGTTTGACAGATTCTAAACTATACTTAGAATGGGTAGAAAAAACGACTAATTACAGAACTCGTGCAAATCTTTTAGCAGGTATTATCAAAACAGAGCGAAAAGAAAATATAGCTTCTCAAAAAACTATTTCTTTGCTAGATTCATCTAAAAATATATATGAAAAAATGGCTTTATTGAAGTCTCTCTCTGAAAGTCCACAAAACATAGACTTAATTTTAGATACATTAGAAACTACTGAAAGTCATCTTTTGCGAACAGCAGCAACAGAGGCTCTCTTAAATAGTGCAACTATTTTTTTAGCACAAAATCCGAAGCCAAAATTTAATAAAGAGGAAAAGAAGTTATTCAAAAATATAACTGAAGGTTTTGAGTTTGCCATTAGTTCAGGTGATGTGGGTACAATTGCCTTAGCTGCAAGTGGACTTATGAACGAGAATTTGAAAGAGAATATATATAAATATAAAATAAAAGAAATAGTAAATCTACTGACAGAAGCAAGAGAAAAATTAGTTTTGCCAAAGGAAATAGAAACCTATCAAGAGGTCAGCAAGACAATAGAGTTTTATACAGGTAAAGCCACTCAAAGCCCACCACTTCCACCTACAAAAGAAATTGATTGGAAGCTTATCAATACACTAGATGCACGAAATTCTGTTACTTTAAAGACAAATAAAGGAGAAGTAATAGTTTCACTTTTTACAGAAGAAGCTCCTGCAACAGTAGTAAGTTTTGTAACTTTAGCAGGAACAGGTTTTTTTAATAAAAAGAAGTTTCATAGGGTTGTTCCAAATTTTGTAGTGCAGGGAGGCGACCCACGAGGCGACGGCTGGGGAAGTGTAGATTATACAATTCGTTCTGAGTTTTCTACTTTTTATTATGATGATGAGGGATATTTAGGAATGGCATCAGCAGGAAAAGACACAGAAAGTTGTCAATTTTTTATTACGCATTCGCCTACACCACATTTAGACGGACGTTATACCATTTTTGGAAAAGTAATAAATGGAATGGATGTAGTACACAAATTAGAAGTAGGAGATTATATCGAAATAGTCAGCTTTTAA